The Sphingobacterium bambusae genome includes a window with the following:
- a CDS encoding RagB/SusD family nutrient uptake outer membrane protein — MKFKYIKSLIAISVLSVASCDVERFPFDAIESGQSFGSVSDAGNWSNRLYVQMRGNVYGLLTYSQDVQADQLNATSDYGNRNGGPHRWSFLADDYTIRDVWQWQYNALTNINTMLAGFETITPANAEEEAELNLYKGEAHFARAFYYHNLVVRFGKMYDPNTATSDLGVPLVLIQDLDGNPARATVKEVYDQVLADIGEAKSKLQGVTGTAGSIRFTIDAVLALEARVKLYMQDWAGAKTAAETLINSGKYPLYSTADNVKNMWHRDLTGEDILNLAVSAPNELPNTNSIYLGYNAAQDFFVPDFIPSKWVVDSYADNDYRKNAYFLKDDLYILGSLRSGYWMVNKYPGNPSLFTSNVTNYAHKPKVFRIGESYLIAAEASFNAGNEADAIKHLNALRVSRGLSSVNLSGTALFDAIKLERTKELAFEGFRLDDLRRWKEGFTRRDPQTTEFIQTGPEFNTKSVTANDPKFTWGIPERDRTVNPNIVQNTGW; from the coding sequence ATGAAATTTAAATATATAAAATCTTTAATCGCAATCTCAGTGCTGTCTGTCGCATCCTGTGATGTAGAAAGATTTCCCTTCGATGCAATAGAGTCTGGGCAGTCATTTGGAAGTGTGAGTGATGCAGGAAACTGGAGTAATCGTTTGTATGTGCAGATGCGTGGTAATGTATACGGTCTGTTAACCTATTCCCAAGATGTACAGGCAGACCAGCTTAATGCTACGTCCGATTACGGTAACCGAAACGGTGGGCCACATCGTTGGAGCTTTTTGGCTGACGACTATACAATTCGTGATGTGTGGCAATGGCAATACAACGCCTTGACGAACATAAATACCATGTTAGCCGGGTTTGAAACCATTACCCCGGCCAATGCAGAGGAGGAAGCTGAACTGAATTTGTACAAAGGGGAAGCACATTTTGCGCGTGCTTTTTATTACCACAATTTGGTCGTAAGGTTCGGGAAAATGTATGATCCAAATACTGCCACTTCAGATTTGGGAGTTCCGTTAGTGTTAATTCAGGATCTCGACGGAAATCCGGCACGCGCTACCGTAAAGGAGGTCTACGATCAGGTTTTAGCTGACATAGGAGAAGCCAAAAGCAAGCTTCAAGGCGTTACAGGAACTGCTGGTTCAATCAGATTTACCATTGACGCTGTCTTAGCGCTAGAAGCAAGGGTGAAGTTGTATATGCAAGATTGGGCAGGAGCAAAAACTGCGGCAGAGACTTTAATTAACTCAGGCAAATACCCACTTTATTCTACTGCAGATAATGTGAAGAATATGTGGCATAGAGACCTTACGGGTGAAGATATTTTGAATCTTGCTGTAAGTGCACCAAATGAACTGCCTAATACTAATTCTATTTATTTAGGCTATAACGCGGCGCAGGATTTCTTTGTGCCGGATTTTATTCCCTCAAAGTGGGTAGTAGACAGCTATGCGGACAACGACTATCGGAAAAATGCATATTTCCTAAAAGACGACCTGTACATATTAGGCTCTTTAAGATCTGGTTATTGGATGGTGAACAAATACCCCGGAAATCCGAGCCTTTTCACGTCCAACGTAACCAATTACGCGCATAAGCCTAAAGTATTTCGTATTGGAGAGTCTTATTTGATTGCTGCAGAAGCAAGTTTTAACGCTGGAAATGAGGCTGACGCGATCAAACATCTGAATGCTTTAAGAGTTTCTCGCGGACTTTCATCTGTAAATCTTTCGGGAACAGCACTTTTTGATGCAATTAAGTTGGAAAGAACTAAGGAACTAGCATTTGAAGGCTTTAGATTAGATGACTTAAGACGTTGGAAAGAAGGATTTACAAGACGGGATCCGCAGACTACGGAGTTTATACAAACTGGACCGGAGTTTAACACAAAATCAGTTACTGCGAACGATCCTAAATTTACTTGGGGTATTCCTGAGAGGGATAGAACGGTAAATCCAAATATTGTTCAGAACACGGGCTGGTAA
- a CDS encoding DUF1735 domain-containing protein — protein MKDSFDGEEVGDRGTTFLKTPDGEFVVHWLSPFDDVQKVSLFTLFKDAHNATELNSSNTVKVVLAPNLIEDYNDEHGTDLMPLPADFYTVAQENGVSFSGSEFSLQFGGGTLYSTPAVNLDGSKWTNISQKYALAFVITDLGNIVASSSLNDTVIVQLGLKNQWDGIYSVEDGNVQRYSAPGTPTVGDALNGSLAGNPDVTLSTVSDNTVEISGLTWAGGTSGIGGINNLRATINPETNQVTMFALGNATLANTAGLDNVYDPETQTFTLNFDWNPTGAKREVTNLVLKYKGSR, from the coding sequence GTGAAGGATTCATTCGATGGAGAAGAAGTTGGCGATCGTGGGACGACTTTTTTGAAAACACCAGATGGTGAGTTCGTGGTGCATTGGTTGTCTCCATTCGATGATGTGCAAAAGGTAAGTCTTTTTACCTTGTTTAAAGATGCACACAATGCTACGGAGTTGAATAGCTCTAATACAGTTAAAGTGGTTCTCGCTCCAAATTTGATTGAAGACTACAATGATGAACACGGAACTGATTTAATGCCGTTGCCAGCAGATTTTTATACGGTGGCGCAGGAAAATGGTGTATCTTTTTCGGGATCGGAGTTCTCTTTGCAATTCGGGGGAGGAACATTGTATTCCACACCGGCAGTAAATTTGGATGGTTCGAAATGGACCAACATATCGCAAAAATATGCGTTAGCTTTTGTGATAACAGATTTAGGTAACATCGTTGCAAGTTCGTCTTTAAATGATACGGTAATTGTTCAGTTAGGGTTGAAAAATCAATGGGATGGGATTTACTCGGTTGAGGATGGTAATGTGCAACGTTATTCTGCCCCAGGTACACCGACTGTTGGCGATGCGCTGAACGGAAGCTTGGCCGGTAATCCAGATGTAACACTTTCAACGGTTAGCGATAACACGGTAGAAATTTCAGGTCTGACATGGGCTGGTGGTACTTCAGGAATTGGTGGTATAAACAACTTGAGAGCGACTATCAATCCTGAAACTAATCAGGTAACTATGTTTGCTTTAGGAAATGCTACACTAGCCAATACAGCTGGTCTTGACAATGTGTATGATCCCGAAACGCAGACGTTTACACTGAATTTCGATTGGAATCCTACAGGTGCTAAACGCGAAGTGACAAATCTTGTCTTGAAATATAAAGGCTCAAGATAG
- a CDS encoding SusC/RagA family TonB-linked outer membrane protein produces the protein MKEKLLSMLVVLICLIGGVFAQNRQVSGRVTSAQDGTPISGVSVTLVGSTTATQTDAAGNYSISVTGNVSLVYSYVGYITQRIAVANRSVVNVELLGDRAALDEVVVVGYGTIRATDLTGSVSKVNGEKFQDVAIPSLDKFLQGQAAGVQASTPSGMLGQAARIRIRGTNSISNSSDPLYVVDGVPYITGNMGVNTTTNPLSDINPNDIASVEILKDGASTAIYGSRAANGVVLITTKRGLQGTPKLTYDNWFASASPSKRFDLLNAQEFIEVTNEKLRNANLPEAAFPTPIPGSEGQFYDTDWQSEILRSAFQHNHALSLSGGSERTNYFVSLGYAEMDGIINPNSLRRYTLRTRLEQKAFEDRLTIGVNTAVAHTTNRSLNVSGNALSGNIEGAIYAFPNVPAIWPDGTYNLSGDLASLGQGANLRPIRGNYTNQAYVRDNNIYKNSQLNLTGNAFADVLITDGLNFRSQIGINYLLGEDYLFWHPGHGDGRGVGGRVMQYSVPVFRYNWHNLLTYVKKIGDHSINVVAGQELQMTSMRNFLAHGTGISSTYFGENENIISGSLNNQFIGGGATENAIESYFVRANYSYKDRYLLSGTLRHDKLSALPWGNQSATLPGVSFGWRISEEDFFNKSFVNNLKIRSSWATVGNTEIGNYPFAGIFSATQYGTVNAIRYSQIANPDLRFETSRKFDAGIDVGILADRITFTADYFRNDINNLILAVPLPPSLGVPQNQINRNVGEMYNRGFEFTLNSKNIENDNFSWNSSFNISFVKNRVQRLVDGQPINFVYHTVQEGESIGSFFGFVNHGVNSANGNPIFEKADGTLIQQQVGTQTWALYNPSNPEDVTQTTAGLVLADKRILGESNPTWYGGFDNTFTYKSFDLNVFLTFSGGNMVYNRTRQESLNHQQFAGAGRELLDRWTTPGQQTDVPRLYWNSDPLVLQTGNLNSRFLERGDFLRLQNFAIGYSFPPNVLRAISANKIRVYAQVQNAFVFTSYSGLDPELSNSNTTNSQASLDFSVNPIPRTYTIGLNVGF, from the coding sequence ATGAAAGAAAAACTACTTAGTATGCTTGTTGTGCTTATCTGCTTGATAGGTGGGGTCTTTGCACAAAACAGACAAGTGAGTGGAAGGGTGACTTCTGCTCAGGATGGGACGCCCATCAGCGGGGTTTCTGTTACGCTAGTGGGATCAACCACGGCCACGCAAACCGATGCTGCTGGTAATTATTCGATCTCGGTGACCGGTAACGTTTCTTTGGTGTATTCATATGTGGGCTACATCACGCAACGCATTGCTGTCGCAAATCGATCTGTTGTAAATGTAGAATTGTTAGGCGATCGGGCAGCCTTGGATGAGGTTGTTGTTGTCGGTTACGGTACGATTCGTGCAACAGATCTTACAGGTTCGGTTTCGAAGGTAAATGGCGAAAAGTTTCAAGACGTTGCTATTCCCTCATTAGATAAATTCTTACAGGGACAAGCAGCAGGTGTGCAAGCATCTACACCTAGTGGTATGCTCGGTCAAGCTGCGAGAATTCGCATCCGTGGCACCAACTCTATTTCTAACAGTTCAGATCCCCTTTATGTGGTTGATGGTGTTCCATACATCACGGGAAATATGGGTGTAAATACAACAACAAATCCGTTGTCAGATATTAATCCCAATGACATTGCTAGCGTTGAAATTTTAAAGGATGGGGCTTCTACTGCTATATATGGATCTAGAGCCGCTAATGGTGTTGTTTTGATCACAACCAAACGTGGACTACAGGGCACGCCCAAGTTGACTTATGACAATTGGTTTGCGTCCGCTTCTCCTTCGAAAAGATTCGACTTGCTAAATGCGCAAGAATTCATTGAGGTGACAAATGAAAAACTGAGGAATGCCAATCTCCCTGAGGCGGCTTTTCCAACACCTATACCGGGGTCCGAAGGTCAGTTTTATGACACAGACTGGCAAAGTGAAATTCTCCGATCTGCGTTTCAGCACAACCATGCTCTTTCTTTAAGTGGCGGAAGTGAAAGAACAAATTACTTCGTTTCTCTGGGGTACGCGGAGATGGATGGTATAATAAATCCTAACTCACTAAGGCGATACACATTAAGGACGCGATTGGAGCAAAAAGCTTTTGAAGACAGGTTAACGATAGGTGTAAATACGGCGGTCGCTCATACAACAAACAGATCTCTAAATGTGTCTGGTAACGCGCTCTCCGGCAACATCGAAGGTGCTATATACGCTTTCCCAAATGTGCCGGCTATTTGGCCCGACGGAACTTATAACTTAAGTGGTGATTTAGCGTCATTGGGGCAAGGAGCGAATCTAAGGCCTATTCGAGGCAATTATACAAATCAGGCCTACGTTCGCGATAACAATATTTACAAGAATTCCCAGCTTAACCTAACAGGGAACGCTTTTGCGGATGTTCTTATCACGGATGGACTGAACTTTCGTTCCCAAATAGGTATCAACTACCTGCTTGGAGAAGATTATCTCTTTTGGCATCCGGGACATGGAGATGGGCGCGGAGTAGGAGGTCGAGTTATGCAATACTCGGTACCTGTGTTTAGGTACAATTGGCATAATTTACTAACCTATGTCAAGAAAATTGGTGATCATAGTATCAATGTTGTAGCTGGACAGGAGTTACAGATGACTTCCATGCGCAATTTTCTTGCGCATGGAACAGGTATCTCATCAACCTATTTTGGAGAAAACGAGAATATAATTTCCGGGTCATTAAATAATCAGTTTATTGGAGGTGGTGCAACGGAAAATGCAATTGAGTCTTATTTTGTAAGAGCAAATTATTCCTATAAAGATCGCTATCTACTTAGTGGAACCCTTCGACATGATAAGCTATCGGCTTTACCTTGGGGAAATCAGTCTGCGACTTTACCTGGTGTGTCTTTCGGATGGAGGATATCAGAAGAAGATTTTTTCAACAAGTCATTTGTAAATAATTTGAAAATCAGAAGCAGCTGGGCTACAGTGGGCAATACCGAAATAGGTAACTACCCTTTTGCAGGGATCTTTTCAGCGACTCAATATGGTACTGTTAATGCCATTCGCTATTCACAAATTGCAAATCCAGATTTAAGATTTGAAACCAGTCGAAAGTTTGATGCCGGTATCGATGTCGGAATTCTCGCTGATAGGATTACTTTCACTGCAGATTATTTTAGGAACGACATAAATAATCTGATTCTTGCAGTGCCTTTACCTCCTTCATTGGGCGTTCCCCAAAACCAAATTAACAGAAATGTTGGGGAAATGTACAACAGAGGTTTTGAATTCACTTTGAACTCCAAGAATATTGAAAATGATAATTTTTCATGGAATTCGAGTTTCAATATCTCGTTCGTGAAAAACCGTGTACAGAGACTCGTTGACGGTCAGCCCATTAATTTTGTTTATCATACGGTACAGGAAGGTGAATCCATCGGTTCATTTTTCGGGTTTGTGAATCATGGTGTTAATTCTGCCAATGGTAATCCAATCTTTGAGAAAGCGGATGGTACATTGATTCAACAGCAAGTGGGGACGCAAACGTGGGCCTTATACAATCCTAGCAATCCGGAAGATGTTACTCAAACTACTGCAGGTCTAGTACTTGCGGATAAGCGAATTCTTGGCGAATCAAATCCCACATGGTATGGTGGATTTGATAATACATTTACTTACAAGTCATTTGATTTGAATGTATTCTTAACGTTCTCTGGAGGAAATATGGTGTACAACAGGACTCGGCAGGAATCGCTCAACCATCAACAATTTGCTGGTGCTGGTAGGGAGCTGTTAGATCGCTGGACAACACCGGGGCAGCAGACAGACGTGCCAAGGTTATATTGGAATTCAGATCCTTTGGTTCTTCAAACGGGCAATTTGAACAGTAGATTTTTGGAAAGAGGTGATTTCTTGAGGTTGCAGAATTTCGCAATAGGTTATTCATTTCCTCCGAATGTTTTGAGGGCTATTTCCGCTAATAAAATAAGGGTTTACGCGCAGGTGCAAAATGCTTTTGTCTTCACGAGTTATAGCGGTCTTGATCCAGAATTGTCTAATAGCAATACAACAAATTCGCAAGCAAGTCTTGATTTTAGTGTGAATCCGATTCCGAGGACATATACGATAGGTCTAAATGTTGGTTTTTAA
- a CDS encoding RagB/SusD family nutrient uptake outer membrane protein: protein MITKRAYTFVAATLLFAMSGCKDFTELEPLNNLSETLAFSTPENIELSVNGVYQAAAVGEYEGGAGRGYPFGAASTQQGEMRGEDMVNLQAFYAFTYESNYTTVTANNKNHWEQLYALINQANVMIEGVATAVSQGIISADVGAAYEAEGRFLRALSHHELLVYFCRPYADGNGSHPGVPYRTVAVTSGTAVNENTSLGRGTVAQAYTNILADLDFAEQNLPTQRAGATHVSRATSGAAIALKTRVKLHQLDYAGVIVEANKLGATGASPFTSSLGGYQLEVSPDEPFLNNSGNRESIFSVANSAVSNGGVNGALANMFAGSGANPTGAAGGRDLIATSPILWNASFWVDGDLRRELLHFRQTGGTAAYALVYTSKYRSYGVFADWAPIIRYAEVLLNSSEAHARTGNSVQSLALLNAVRDRSVPVSASFGTTPPADLIQAVLNERRIEFTAEGRRWPDIHRLGVDPVYGTGGIPAKIEFASLNGQASYNNLNPPTIARNIVAVPYSDFRFIWPIPQSELQANPTLAGEQNPEY from the coding sequence ATGATAACTAAAAGAGCATACACATTTGTTGCTGCAACACTTTTGTTTGCAATGAGTGGATGTAAAGATTTTACAGAATTAGAGCCTTTGAACAATCTCTCGGAGACATTAGCTTTCAGTACGCCTGAAAATATAGAATTATCCGTGAATGGTGTTTATCAAGCTGCTGCTGTAGGTGAGTATGAAGGAGGCGCGGGGAGAGGCTACCCTTTTGGTGCGGCTTCGACACAACAAGGAGAAATGCGTGGGGAAGATATGGTAAATCTACAGGCGTTTTACGCATTTACATACGAATCCAATTATACGACGGTTACGGCAAACAACAAGAATCATTGGGAGCAGTTGTATGCTTTAATTAATCAGGCAAATGTGATGATTGAGGGAGTGGCTACAGCGGTTTCTCAAGGCATTATCAGTGCTGATGTTGGTGCGGCATATGAAGCGGAAGGACGTTTCTTACGCGCGCTCTCGCACCATGAATTATTGGTGTATTTTTGTAGGCCATACGCAGACGGAAATGGATCTCATCCTGGGGTGCCATATAGAACCGTAGCTGTTACAAGTGGCACTGCAGTCAATGAAAATACTAGTTTGGGAAGGGGCACCGTCGCTCAAGCATATACAAATATCCTCGCAGACCTAGATTTTGCTGAACAGAACTTACCAACTCAACGAGCTGGTGCAACCCATGTCTCTAGAGCTACAAGTGGCGCGGCGATCGCCTTGAAAACAAGAGTTAAATTGCATCAACTGGATTATGCAGGCGTAATTGTAGAAGCAAATAAATTAGGGGCAACGGGAGCCTCTCCGTTTACGAGTTCTTTGGGGGGCTATCAGTTGGAGGTATCACCGGATGAACCTTTTCTAAACAATAGTGGCAATAGAGAGTCTATTTTTTCTGTAGCAAATAGCGCGGTATCTAATGGTGGAGTAAACGGGGCTTTGGCAAATATGTTTGCAGGATCTGGTGCAAATCCAACCGGTGCAGCAGGAGGACGTGATCTAATTGCGACGAGCCCTATACTTTGGAATGCATCCTTTTGGGTGGATGGCGACCTTCGTAGAGAGCTTCTGCATTTCCGGCAAACCGGTGGGACAGCAGCCTATGCTTTAGTATATACTTCTAAATATAGAAGTTATGGCGTTTTTGCAGATTGGGCACCTATTATTCGTTATGCAGAAGTTTTGTTGAACTCAAGTGAAGCCCATGCCCGTACAGGAAACTCGGTGCAGTCCCTTGCTTTATTAAATGCAGTGCGGGATAGATCTGTTCCCGTTTCGGCATCTTTTGGAACTACGCCTCCGGCTGATTTAATTCAGGCTGTTCTTAATGAAAGGCGGATTGAATTTACTGCGGAAGGACGTAGATGGCCAGATATCCACCGACTAGGGGTGGATCCTGTTTATGGTACGGGTGGAATACCAGCTAAAATAGAATTTGCCAGTTTGAACGGACAGGCAAGCTACAACAACCTGAATCCCCCCACTATCGCTAGAAATATTGTGGCGGTTCCCTACAGTGATTTCCGTTTTATATGGCCGATTCCTCAAAGTGAATTACAGGCTAATCCGACATTGGCCGGGGAACAAAACCCAGAATACTAA
- a CDS encoding RagB/SusD family nutrient uptake outer membrane protein, translating into MTPSHDAVPYANYLFLWPIPQTEIDANPTLRAEQNDGYQ; encoded by the coding sequence TTGACGCCATCTCACGATGCCGTTCCATATGCGAATTATTTGTTTCTGTGGCCAATACCGCAGACAGAGATCGATGCAAACCCAACATTAAGGGCCGAGCAAAACGACGGTTATCAATAA
- a CDS encoding serine protease, translated as MKKIRFRICIMAIFLCAMTACQKELPTERPEETLKTDNSKAIIGGQPTSIQTVPYQVNVNGSGGGVIIGDRWIVTAAHVVQSFVNSPGGVSIIAGDSKVTGTPESTRQLRNADAVILHPSWQNAQEFDIALIRLSQPLTFNLGVQPIAYSIPSDPLAVNNLAYVSGWGLIRFDGFDSFGRPTGLQTNNLFGTNVRIADLANPRIVWTSSTSGSQQAPCIGDSGGPLTVNFPNMGKVLVGVVNGWGDCNVGQKGYARISNYADWILDVTGIGRYDILGVNQFCNSGTYTVSGLPSGAVVTWSASPTAYAQLTTTGSTALLTYNSFGEVVLTAHITNNGVSIGTATKKVISGDIFVGEIYGAPDNVMLCPGSTVDLNFSGPAATWSVLNGTILSQSGNNIRVSVGSALAGTTAVQAIFSDGCGRERVVQKTIVISSDQNCGGGGVTM; from the coding sequence ATGAAAAAAATTAGATTTAGAATTTGTATCATGGCTATTTTTTTGTGTGCCATGACCGCATGTCAGAAGGAATTACCAACAGAACGGCCAGAAGAAACCCTAAAGACGGATAACAGTAAAGCCATTATCGGCGGCCAACCAACGAGTATTCAAACCGTGCCCTACCAAGTGAATGTAAATGGGTCGGGCGGCGGTGTTATTATTGGAGATAGATGGATTGTAACGGCTGCGCACGTTGTCCAGTCTTTTGTAAACTCTCCCGGTGGAGTTAGTATTATTGCGGGAGATTCCAAAGTGACGGGAACTCCAGAGTCGACTCGGCAGTTGAGAAACGCCGACGCTGTCATACTACACCCTAGTTGGCAAAATGCTCAGGAATTTGATATTGCATTAATCCGATTGTCGCAGCCGTTAACATTTAATCTGGGTGTTCAGCCGATCGCTTACTCTATTCCCAGCGATCCACTGGCAGTGAACAATCTCGCATATGTTTCGGGCTGGGGCTTGATTAGATTTGATGGATTTGATTCTTTTGGTCGTCCTACAGGTCTACAAACTAATAATTTGTTCGGTACCAATGTACGAATTGCTGACTTGGCAAATCCAAGGATTGTCTGGACCTCCTCCACTTCGGGGTCTCAACAAGCGCCATGTATCGGGGATAGCGGTGGACCATTAACCGTAAATTTCCCAAATATGGGAAAGGTGTTAGTCGGTGTAGTCAATGGATGGGGCGATTGTAACGTAGGACAGAAAGGGTATGCTCGTATCTCTAACTATGCGGACTGGATTTTAGATGTGACCGGGATTGGTAGATATGACATACTTGGCGTTAATCAATTTTGTAACTCTGGAACATATACAGTGAGTGGACTGCCGAGTGGAGCGGTGGTGACATGGAGTGCTAGTCCAACCGCATACGCCCAGTTAACAACAACCGGAAGTACAGCATTACTGACCTACAATTCTTTTGGGGAAGTAGTACTTACAGCACATATTACGAACAATGGGGTTTCGATAGGTACTGCGACAAAGAAAGTTATTTCCGGCGATATTTTTGTCGGTGAAATTTATGGCGCGCCTGATAATGTTATGCTTTGTCCGGGTTCCACAGTAGATTTAAACTTCAGTGGTCCAGCAGCTACGTGGTCTGTGTTGAATGGTACAATATTATCTCAGTCGGGGAATAATATCAGGGTAAGCGTGGGGTCGGCTTTGGCGGGGACTACCGCTGTGCAAGCGATTTTCAGCGATGGCTGTGGTCGGGAGAGGGTAGTACAGAAAACTATTGTAATTTCATCTGATCAAAATTGTGGTGGGGGAGGTGTCACCATGTAA